A genomic window from Sulfurospirillum multivorans DSM 12446 includes:
- a CDS encoding rhodanese-like domain-containing protein, producing the protein MRLRVIASSLIVAGLLLGGCTNQPETTGATPSAKVLNEPTLHVKGLMEKFKLENVDYAYVKTAIGNGTRSGAKALLIDARPNPKYLGGTIPSSLNIPDTQIDKYIGQLDKVAKDKEIIVFCGGWDCEKSPIVAGHLKSKGFTNVKLYQAGEPEWASKNYLEVGTPVVESAFKKNSALLIDARPYAKTMAESIPGALYMNDEEMPALMGRFPTDKKTPIITFCAGYECHKSHVVANKLLELGYTKVSVYAGGLPAWKEAKLQTTAGAKKVEVATAPKKDTFVEGIKLGEDEGTVDGEWYKALIISDKIPANVAVIDVRSAADMRMDI; encoded by the coding sequence ATGAGACTAAGAGTAATAGCGAGTAGCCTGATCGTAGCAGGATTGCTACTAGGAGGATGTACGAATCAACCCGAGACAACAGGCGCAACACCGAGTGCAAAAGTGTTGAATGAACCCACGTTACATGTAAAAGGTTTGATGGAGAAATTTAAACTTGAAAATGTAGATTACGCTTACGTAAAAACAGCGATTGGTAATGGAACCAGAAGTGGCGCTAAAGCCCTCTTGATTGACGCACGTCCTAACCCAAAATACTTAGGAGGAACGATTCCTTCCAGTTTGAATATTCCTGATACCCAAATTGATAAATACATAGGACAACTGGATAAAGTCGCAAAAGATAAAGAGATTATCGTCTTCTGTGGTGGATGGGATTGTGAAAAAAGTCCAATCGTTGCAGGTCACCTAAAAAGTAAAGGCTTTACCAACGTAAAACTTTACCAAGCAGGTGAACCAGAATGGGCCAGTAAAAATTACCTTGAAGTAGGAACACCCGTCGTTGAGAGTGCCTTTAAGAAAAATAGTGCCCTCTTGATTGATGCAAGACCTTACGCTAAAACAATGGCAGAGAGTATCCCAGGAGCTCTTTACATGAATGATGAAGAGATGCCAGCCCTAATGGGACGTTTTCCTACCGATAAAAAAACACCGATCATTACCTTCTGTGCAGGCTATGAATGCCATAAATCCCATGTGGTTGCGAATAAACTCCTAGAGCTTGGATACACAAAAGTGAGTGTCTACGCAGGTGGACTCCCCGCATGGAAAGAAGCAAAACTGCAAACTACCGCAGGCGCTAAAAAAGTAGAAGTCGCTACAGCTCCTAAAAAAGATACCTTCGTAGAAGGAATTAAACTAGGAGAAGATGAAGGAACGGTAGACGGTGAATGGTATAAAGCACTGATCATCAGTGATAAGATACCCGCAAATGTGGCTGTTATCGATGTACGAAGTGCAGCAGATATGCGAATGGACATATAA
- a CDS encoding DUF3373 family protein, protein MKKLIAPLLIGAALSSAFGADDSLKQEIEALKVQMAELKNAQSKINIDALKAQVSEIKAHDAGDNIKWTVDFRTAYDVVDYKLHNAPDQDNGIWTNKLILGMASQPADNLVFRGSLGAYKAFGQTNMSSNGTMFQSFDWYGTQKPSDSTIKLREAYFIYTGDMGDIPYAASFGRRPSVDGFLANLRNDNESPASPTSHNINMEFDGASFKFDMDKVTGISGMYLKLCLGRGFSETTGSYSMSSSGGFNASYSEDGETPDMDLAGVIWQIYDNGQYKVMANYFQAWNMMDMNIYDMQAIPLASGGTQYNPLFNFADVGDLTGGSLALQVNGIGDGISDFLDDSIFFLSYAYSKTDPNDNVIGSSAGPATGMLGRSDSETGSSIYTGVQVPGIMKGQRLGVEYNHGSKYWRSFTYGEDTLVGSKLAARGDAYELYYILPIVGKNLTAQLSYIYIDYDYTGSDTFFGWTGTPQDVDTTTGAVKTAQNVRASLRYRY, encoded by the coding sequence ATGAAAAAACTCATCGCACCGCTACTCATCGGAGCAGCACTCTCTTCAGCGTTTGGCGCTGATGATTCACTAAAGCAGGAGATTGAAGCACTCAAAGTGCAAATGGCCGAGCTCAAAAATGCTCAATCAAAAATCAATATTGATGCCCTAAAAGCTCAAGTATCTGAGATCAAAGCGCATGATGCTGGGGATAACATCAAGTGGACAGTTGATTTTAGAACAGCCTATGATGTTGTTGATTATAAACTGCATAATGCGCCAGACCAAGATAATGGAATTTGGACTAATAAGTTAATTCTCGGTATGGCCTCTCAACCTGCAGATAATTTAGTCTTTAGAGGATCTTTAGGAGCTTATAAAGCATTTGGTCAAACCAATATGTCATCAAATGGAACAATGTTCCAAAGTTTTGATTGGTATGGAACGCAGAAGCCAAGTGATAGTACCATCAAATTAAGAGAAGCTTATTTTATCTATACAGGCGATATGGGTGATATTCCTTATGCAGCTTCTTTTGGTCGTCGTCCATCGGTTGATGGATTTTTGGCAAATCTAAGAAATGATAATGAAAGCCCAGCTTCACCTACTAGCCATAATATCAATATGGAGTTTGATGGTGCAAGCTTTAAATTTGATATGGATAAAGTTACCGGTATTTCAGGAATGTACTTAAAACTCTGCTTAGGTAGAGGTTTTTCTGAAACAACAGGTTCTTATTCTATGAGTAGTAGTGGTGGTTTTAACGCAAGTTATAGTGAAGATGGCGAGACTCCAGATATGGATCTTGCAGGAGTGATTTGGCAAATTTATGATAACGGTCAATATAAAGTCATGGCAAATTACTTCCAAGCTTGGAATATGATGGACATGAATATTTATGATATGCAAGCGATACCATTGGCGTCAGGTGGTACTCAATATAATCCTTTATTTAATTTCGCAGATGTTGGCGATTTAACCGGGGGTTCATTAGCGCTTCAAGTTAATGGTATCGGTGATGGTATTAGTGACTTCTTGGATGATAGTATCTTTTTCCTTTCCTACGCTTATAGCAAAACAGATCCAAATGACAATGTAATAGGCTCATCGGCAGGTCCAGCTACTGGTATGTTAGGACGTAGCGATAGCGAAACAGGTTCATCCATTTACACAGGTGTACAAGTTCCAGGTATTATGAAAGGTCAAAGACTTGGCGTTGAGTATAACCATGGTAGCAAATACTGGAGAAGCTTTACCTATGGTGAAGATACTTTAGTTGGTTCCAAACTTGCAGCACGTGGTGATGCGTATGAGCTTTACTATATCTTACCCATTGTTGGTAAAAACTTGACAGCGCAGTTGAGTTATATCTACATTGATTATGACTATACAGGTAGCGATACATTCTTTGGATGGACCGGTACACCACAAGATGTTGACACGACAACAGGTGCGGTTAAAACAGCTCAAAATGTTCGTGCTTCTTTACGATACAGATACTAA
- a CDS encoding 4Fe-4S dicluster domain-containing protein, producing the protein MNYAMALDYQNCINCKACEVACKEENGVQLGADKQRIWIGVVEGTIFGKPFANLYPSQCNHCIDAPCVSVCPTNASHFAQGGIVKVDAQKCILCKGCMEACPYDARFVDDTMVAVDKCTFCDHRSLVEGGTTACQATCPTKVRTFGDLDDENSDIVKLLKTKRFFFQKEYTGTLPKLFYILPNDETYAKQSVSHNTIIHTWDEIKPMYDQARNRRSTEWRK; encoded by the coding sequence ATGAATTATGCAATGGCATTAGATTATCAAAATTGTATCAACTGCAAAGCGTGTGAGGTTGCATGTAAAGAGGAAAACGGTGTTCAATTGGGTGCCGATAAGCAACGTATTTGGATCGGTGTGGTGGAGGGAACCATTTTTGGTAAACCCTTCGCCAATCTCTATCCGTCGCAATGTAACCACTGTATTGATGCGCCATGCGTGAGTGTTTGCCCGACCAATGCAAGCCATTTTGCGCAGGGTGGCATTGTCAAAGTGGATGCACAGAAGTGCATTTTATGCAAAGGCTGTATGGAAGCGTGTCCGTATGATGCACGGTTTGTGGATGACACAATGGTTGCTGTGGATAAATGCACGTTTTGCGACCATCGCTCATTGGTGGAAGGCGGTACTACCGCGTGTCAAGCGACATGTCCGACCAAAGTAAGAACCTTTGGTGATTTGGATGATGAGAATAGCGACATTGTGAAGCTTTTAAAAACAAAACGTTTTTTCTTTCAAAAAGAGTACACAGGAACACTTCCAAAACTTTTTTATATTTTACCCAATGATGAAACCTATGCCAAACAGAGTGTTTCGCATAATACGATTATTCACACATGGGACGAGATTAAACCCATGTATGACCAAGCTCGCAATCGAAGGAGTACAGAATGGAGAAAATAA
- a CDS encoding rhodanese-like domain-containing protein — MRLRVIASSLIVAGLLLGGCTNQPETTGATPSAKVLNEPTLHVKGLMEKFKLENVDYAYVKTAIGNGTRSGAKALLIDARPNPKYLGGTIPSSLNIPDTQIDKYIGQLDKVAKDKEIIVFCGGWDCEKSPIVAGHLKSKGFTNVKLYQAGEPEWASKNYLEVGTPVVESAFKKNSALLIDARPYAKTMAESIPGALYMNDEEMPALMGRFPTDKKTPIITFCAGYECHKSHVVANKLLELGYTKVSVYAGGLPAWKEAKLQTTAGAKKVEVATAPKKDTFVEGIKLGEDEGTVDGEWYKALIISDKIPANVAVIDVRSAAEYANGHINGAINIEAGKLKATELAAKLPKGKMVIINCATGGRAMEAFLKLKDAKVDVSKIFYFDANIKCDTSSKCEIKVNEPLG; from the coding sequence ATGAGACTAAGAGTAATAGCGAGTAGCCTGATCGTAGCAGGATTGCTACTAGGAGGATGTACGAATCAACCCGAGACAACAGGCGCAACACCGAGTGCAAAAGTGTTGAATGAACCCACGTTACATGTAAAAGGTTTGATGGAGAAATTTAAACTTGAAAATGTAGATTACGCTTACGTAAAAACAGCGATTGGTAATGGAACCAGAAGTGGCGCTAAAGCCCTCTTGATTGACGCACGTCCTAACCCAAAATACTTAGGAGGAACGATTCCTTCCAGTTTGAATATTCCTGATACCCAAATTGATAAATACATAGGACAACTGGATAAAGTCGCAAAAGATAAAGAGATTATCGTCTTCTGTGGTGGATGGGATTGTGAAAAAAGTCCAATCGTTGCAGGTCACCTAAAAAGTAAAGGCTTTACCAACGTAAAACTTTACCAAGCAGGTGAACCAGAATGGGCCAGTAAAAATTACCTTGAAGTAGGAACACCCGTCGTTGAGAGTGCCTTTAAGAAAAATAGTGCCCTCTTGATTGATGCAAGACCTTACGCTAAAACAATGGCAGAGAGTATCCCAGGAGCTCTTTACATGAATGATGAAGAGATGCCAGCCCTAATGGGACGTTTTCCTACCGATAAAAAAACACCGATCATTACCTTCTGTGCAGGCTATGAATGCCATAAATCCCATGTGGTTGCGAATAAACTCCTAGAGCTTGGATACACAAAAGTGAGTGTCTACGCAGGTGGACTCCCCGCATGGAAAGAAGCAAAACTGCAAACTACCGCAGGCGCTAAAAAAGTAGAAGTCGCTACAGCTCCTAAAAAAGATACCTTCGTAGAAGGAATTAAACTAGGAGAAGATGAAGGAACGGTAGACGGTGAATGGTATAAAGCACTGATCATCAGTGATAAGATACCCGCAAATGTGGCTGTTATCGATGTACGAAGTGCAGCAGAATATGCGAATGGACATATAAACGGGGCTATCAATATTGAAGCAGGGAAACTAAAAGCAACAGAATTGGCAGCAAAATTACCCAAAGGTAAAATGGTGATTATCAATTGTGCGACAGGAGGAAGAGCTATGGAAGCCTTCTTGAAACTCAAAGATGCCAAAGTTGATGTGAGTAAGATCTTCTACTTTGATGCGAATATCAAATGTGATACGAGCAGTAAATGTGAGATTAAGGTCAATGAACCTTTAGGTTAA
- a CDS encoding Bax inhibitor-1/YccA family protein, with product MGLYDRNYIQQGTHESTHEHTRLNESSLGLFIKQTYQLFAASLLAASAGAYVGIGMASAIASWYWGLVILEFVFLFGLFAAKKKAGLNMVLLFGFTFLTGLTLTPLLSSILGMKGGASIVANAFILTTVAFGGLSVFAMNTKRDFSAMGKMLFITLIVVVVAGVINIFFHSPILQLAIASVSSILFSAFILYDTQNIIRGAYETPIEGAIALYLDFLNLFISLLQILGIFGSRDE from the coding sequence ATGGGACTGTATGACCGAAATTACATACAACAAGGTACCCATGAGAGTACCCATGAGCATACGAGGCTTAATGAAAGTTCATTAGGACTTTTTATTAAACAAACCTATCAGCTCTTTGCAGCTTCATTGCTTGCTGCGAGTGCAGGTGCTTATGTCGGAATTGGAATGGCAAGTGCCATTGCTTCTTGGTATTGGGGTCTTGTTATTTTAGAGTTTGTCTTCTTGTTTGGACTTTTTGCGGCTAAAAAGAAAGCTGGCCTGAATATGGTACTTCTTTTTGGTTTCACGTTTTTAACAGGTTTAACACTCACACCGCTTCTTTCGAGCATTCTTGGAATGAAAGGCGGCGCAAGTATTGTGGCAAATGCTTTCATTTTGACAACGGTTGCGTTTGGTGGACTTTCTGTGTTTGCGATGAATACCAAAAGAGATTTTTCAGCAATGGGTAAAATGTTGTTCATCACATTGATTGTGGTTGTGGTTGCAGGCGTCATTAATATCTTTTTCCATAGCCCAATCTTACAATTAGCCATTGCAAGTGTTAGCTCTATTTTGTTTAGTGCGTTTATTCTTTACGATACACAAAACATTATCAGAGGCGCTTATGAAACACCGATTGAAGGTGCTATTGCTCTGTATTTAGACTTTTTAAATCTCTTTATCTCATTGCTTCAAATTCTTGGAATTTTTGGCTCACGCGACGAATAA
- a CDS encoding rhodanese-like domain-containing protein codes for MIDARPNPKYLGGTIPSSLNIPDTQIDKYIGQLDKVAKDKEIIVFCGGWDCEKSPIVAGHLKSKGFTNVKLYQAGEPEWASKNYLEVGTPVVESAFKKNSALLIDARPYAKTMAESIPGALYMNDEEMPALMGRFPTDKKTPIITFCAGYECHKSHVVANKLLELGYTKVSVYAGGLPAWKEAKLQTTAGAKKVEVATAPKKDTFVEGIKLGEDEGTVDGEWYKALIISDKIPANVAVIDVRSAAEYANGHINGAINIEAGKLKATELAAKLPKGKMVIINCATGGRAMEAFLKLKDAKVDVSKIFYFDANIKCDTSSKCEIKVNEPLG; via the coding sequence TTGATTGACGCACGTCCTAACCCAAAATACTTAGGAGGAACGATTCCTTCCAGTTTGAATATTCCTGATACCCAAATTGATAAATACATAGGACAACTGGATAAAGTCGCAAAAGATAAAGAGATTATCGTCTTCTGTGGTGGATGGGATTGTGAAAAAAGTCCAATCGTTGCAGGTCACCTAAAAAGTAAAGGCTTTACCAACGTAAAACTTTACCAAGCAGGTGAACCAGAATGGGCCAGTAAAAATTACCTTGAAGTAGGAACACCCGTCGTTGAGAGTGCCTTTAAGAAAAATAGTGCCCTCTTGATTGATGCAAGACCTTACGCTAAAACAATGGCAGAGAGTATCCCAGGAGCTCTTTACATGAATGATGAAGAGATGCCAGCCCTAATGGGACGTTTTCCTACCGATAAAAAAACACCGATCATTACCTTCTGTGCAGGCTATGAATGCCATAAATCCCATGTGGTTGCGAATAAACTCCTAGAGCTTGGATACACAAAAGTGAGTGTCTACGCAGGTGGACTCCCCGCATGGAAAGAAGCAAAACTGCAAACTACCGCAGGCGCTAAAAAAGTAGAAGTCGCTACAGCTCCTAAAAAAGATACCTTCGTAGAAGGAATTAAACTAGGAGAAGATGAAGGAACGGTAGACGGTGAATGGTATAAAGCACTGATCATCAGTGATAAGATACCCGCAAATGTGGCTGTTATCGATGTACGAAGTGCAGCAGAATATGCGAATGGACATATAAACGGGGCTATCAATATTGAAGCAGGGAAACTAAAAGCAACAGAATTGGCAGCAAAATTACCCAAAGGTAAAATGGTGATTATCAATTGTGCGACAGGAGGAAGAGCTATGGAAGCCTTCTTGAAACTCAAAGATGCCAAAGTTGATGTGAGTAAGATCTTCTACTTTGATGCGAATATCAAATGTGATACGAGCAGTAAATGTGAGATTAAGGTCAATGAACCTTTAGGTTAA
- a CDS encoding LysR family transcriptional regulator yields MFKDFAKIETFLTVVREKSFSKASRKLGISQPAVTQQIKFLEDYLNIPIVDRKKSGISLTKEGEELFQVLLSLEKQILITEKEVLRLVNKEMLFILGASPVIGNYILPEFLNDIQEVISNQVMVKVNSSVELTELVVNRKVDLALIESPTFHPNIFYREWMEDELVVVSRSPLPSTLKKEELFGLQWICREEESNTRKIIYETFHKIDVDCKNFTIKNIANSAITIKQTLLKADINEAPTVSILSKYMVEDDVKAGRLHVATIKGIHLMRKFYICYLKDRIQDALITSALDFITRKQDIKPSI; encoded by the coding sequence ATGTTTAAAGATTTTGCGAAGATAGAGACGTTTTTAACCGTTGTGCGAGAAAAAAGTTTTTCAAAAGCTTCCAGAAAGCTTGGAATTAGCCAACCTGCCGTTACCCAACAGATCAAATTCCTTGAAGATTATTTAAACATTCCCATCGTGGATCGCAAAAAAAGTGGCATTAGCCTTACCAAAGAGGGCGAAGAACTTTTTCAAGTGTTGCTCAGCCTTGAAAAGCAAATCTTGATCACGGAAAAAGAGGTACTGCGTCTGGTTAATAAAGAGATGCTCTTTATTTTGGGTGCTTCTCCTGTGATTGGAAATTATATTTTGCCTGAGTTTCTCAACGATATTCAAGAGGTGATCTCCAACCAAGTGATGGTCAAAGTCAACAGCTCCGTTGAACTAACTGAGCTTGTGGTGAACCGAAAAGTTGATCTAGCGCTCATCGAATCTCCTACCTTTCATCCCAATATTTTCTACCGTGAATGGATGGAAGATGAGCTGGTCGTTGTCAGCAGATCGCCGCTTCCTAGCACTTTAAAAAAGGAAGAGCTCTTTGGGTTGCAGTGGATTTGCCGCGAAGAGGAGTCTAATACGCGTAAAATCATTTATGAGACATTTCACAAAATAGATGTGGATTGTAAAAATTTTACGATTAAAAATATCGCTAACAGCGCAATAACCATCAAACAAACGCTTCTAAAAGCCGACATCAACGAGGCTCCAACGGTTTCCATTCTTTCCAAATATATGGTCGAAGATGATGTAAAGGCCGGAAGATTACATGTCGCCACGATCAAAGGTATCCATTTGATGCGAAAATTTTATATTTGCTACCTTAAAGACCGCATTCAAGATGCACTAATTACGAGCGCACTTGATTTTATCACCCGAAAACAAGATATTAAACCCTCAATTTAA
- a CDS encoding molybdopterin-containing oxidoreductase family protein encodes MKVEISRRRFLQGSVALSIASGTAFSSSTILASSKEKPQVALMKEVPTICEMCVNKCAAIAHVRNGIVTKLDPNPYFPKSRNMLCARGAAGIHALYDPDRLKYPLIRTGERGEGKYRRATWEEANEYIKDKLVKILEEEKDNRSCIGYCAGEGLAEHTFKTFMSDKFGSSNFLNHSTICLQTAVSGYTLTIGGYGQADLENAKYVIMAGANRAEAILTPDTMDMFKRTRGRGMKLVVVDPRFTNTAMHADTYVQIRPGTDLAFVLALTYVAIIDQVYNRSYVAKNFVDFDKYKKHIIESEYTPEWAEKITGVPAATICKIAHDFMANAPQAVYYQGRRTTWSKNDFQLRRAMALFTALGGGIDVKGGIVFGKKLPLGEHTTTAPMYANAKPRIDKNLAAVVGATGTWVGWRNMVEEGKSPYPIRGMFVYKQNPMLSVPNSAKTRTMFEKMDLVVVIDTMPSDTAMLADVILPECTYLEREDPVQSFAGIEPSIAIREKVIEPMYESKPVNEIMRGLAQKLSKPLWEITKKYDEDVQEELEDTDENEFYEENGFDLAEPFMHDQEETNKHMFVEKYGEEAWGVLRAKGVFYPNMLTYFKKIDNNTYEYYPKDKKFYSVLKLEEEYDPVAFLHDICVNPVDIADLKRSFNTPNKKVECFLGSMAAKGVDPMPVWRDEEYVNVPVGKFKFITGRHAQFTQNATQNNIMLLELMRENYLWINDKEAEALNIQFGDTVEVTSRVGQVQIKAYPTAKIVPQSVFYIHGFGAKSEGLTFAHRNGASDNEIIEDTIEPVHGCANMHETLVSIRRV; translated from the coding sequence ATGAAAGTAGAGATCTCACGAAGGAGATTTCTTCAAGGCAGTGTCGCCTTGAGTATTGCAAGTGGAACGGCGTTTAGTTCGTCAACCATTCTAGCAAGCTCAAAAGAGAAACCTCAAGTGGCACTGATGAAGGAAGTTCCAACTATCTGTGAAATGTGTGTTAATAAATGTGCGGCTATCGCGCATGTACGTAATGGCATTGTGACAAAATTAGATCCCAATCCTTATTTCCCCAAATCTCGCAATATGCTCTGTGCTAGAGGAGCGGCAGGCATTCATGCCCTGTATGATCCTGATCGACTCAAATACCCTTTAATTCGAACAGGAGAGAGAGGGGAAGGCAAATACAGACGTGCGACATGGGAAGAGGCGAATGAGTATATTAAAGACAAATTGGTCAAAATTTTAGAAGAAGAGAAAGACAACCGTTCCTGTATTGGTTACTGTGCAGGTGAAGGGTTGGCAGAGCACACTTTTAAAACTTTTATGTCCGATAAATTTGGATCGTCCAATTTCCTTAATCACTCAACCATCTGTCTGCAAACCGCTGTTTCAGGCTATACGCTCACCATTGGTGGTTATGGGCAAGCGGATTTGGAAAATGCAAAGTACGTCATTATGGCAGGTGCCAATCGCGCCGAAGCGATTTTAACGCCTGACACGATGGATATGTTTAAACGCACCCGTGGACGCGGTATGAAACTGGTTGTGGTCGATCCACGCTTTACCAATACCGCAATGCACGCTGATACCTATGTTCAAATTCGCCCAGGAACCGACTTGGCATTTGTATTGGCACTGACCTATGTTGCGATCATTGACCAAGTTTACAACCGAAGTTATGTTGCCAAAAACTTTGTTGATTTTGATAAATACAAAAAACATATCATTGAGAGTGAATATACCCCAGAATGGGCAGAAAAAATTACAGGTGTTCCTGCTGCAACGATATGTAAAATTGCGCATGATTTTATGGCAAATGCGCCTCAAGCGGTTTATTACCAAGGAAGACGAACGACATGGTCTAAAAATGATTTTCAACTGCGTCGCGCCATGGCACTTTTTACAGCGCTTGGCGGTGGCATCGATGTCAAAGGTGGCATTGTCTTTGGTAAAAAACTTCCGTTGGGTGAACACACAACCACCGCTCCAATGTACGCCAACGCCAAACCTAGAATCGATAAAAATTTAGCTGCAGTTGTCGGCGCAACAGGTACATGGGTAGGTTGGCGCAATATGGTCGAAGAGGGAAAGTCACCCTATCCGATTCGTGGGATGTTTGTCTACAAACAAAACCCAATGCTCTCCGTTCCCAACTCTGCTAAAACACGCACGATGTTTGAAAAAATGGATTTGGTCGTTGTCATCGACACGATGCCAAGCGATACTGCCATGTTAGCCGATGTCATTTTGCCTGAGTGTACTTACTTGGAGCGAGAAGATCCCGTGCAGTCTTTTGCGGGGATCGAGCCTTCCATCGCGATACGTGAAAAAGTGATTGAGCCTATGTATGAGAGTAAACCGGTGAATGAAATTATGCGAGGCTTAGCCCAAAAACTTTCAAAACCGTTGTGGGAAATTACCAAAAAGTATGATGAAGATGTGCAAGAAGAGCTTGAAGATACTGATGAAAATGAGTTTTATGAAGAAAATGGTTTTGATTTAGCAGAGCCTTTTATGCACGATCAAGAAGAGACGAACAAACATATGTTTGTTGAAAAATACGGTGAAGAGGCGTGGGGAGTTTTGCGAGCGAAGGGTGTTTTTTATCCCAATATGCTCACCTACTTTAAAAAGATTGATAACAATACGTACGAATACTACCCTAAAGATAAAAAGTTTTACTCTGTGCTGAAGTTGGAAGAGGAGTACGATCCTGTTGCCTTTTTACACGATATTTGTGTCAATCCTGTGGATATTGCTGATCTTAAACGCTCGTTTAATACCCCGAATAAAAAAGTTGAATGCTTTTTGGGCAGTATGGCTGCTAAAGGCGTTGATCCTATGCCTGTGTGGAGGGATGAAGAGTATGTCAACGTTCCCGTGGGGAAATTTAAATTTATTACAGGGCGCCATGCACAGTTCACCCAAAATGCAACGCAAAATAACATCATGCTCTTAGAGTTGATGCGTGAGAATTATTTGTGGATCAATGACAAAGAAGCCGAAGCGCTAAACATCCAGTTTGGAGATACGGTTGAAGTGACAAGTCGCGTAGGGCAGGTGCAAATTAAAGCCTATCCGACAGCCAAAATTGTGCCACAGAGCGTCTTTTACATTCACGGATTTGGTGCAAAATCAGAAGGACTAACGTTTGCGCATCGTAATGGTGCGAGTGATAATGAAATTATTGAAGATACGATTGAGCCAGTACATGGATGTGCCAATATGCATGAAACACTCGTATCGATTAGGAGGGTGTGA
- the nrfD gene encoding NrfD/PsrC family molybdoenzyme membrane anchor subunit: MEKIRFAGLDINKISIVQLLLNKTMLLGYVLLVFACIGIYEIFDVRYFSAAANAHASGLNPTDPALKEAMRLAVFGDVGEVNRNIPWTLFIVNYMYMIYTGSGVIFLVALAELMNFNLIAKAAAGFMVIGISMVFAGLFTIATDLNMLNMVWMVLTPNLNAGMWLMLPLYCTYIPFVLFEIYLVLTHKREWAKRLALPILVLSIGVDLIEYYIQAKLFSMNTARHLWTEFPFLTFYFIISAFVSSLGIMGIISFFAHRSKAEYKALMDLIRRAMLFFVSLLGIYEIFGYMTVDKDWAFLILFGPFRYLYFTGYIFLTLALPFLCIVKARQPIFTLVASISVVVGGFVGRYLFVYGGNANPMSNRFGLGYEKYDFYALSKSFNYVAPHLGEIFIVVGSVGVVMVIYKLFDTLFSVNELREHH, from the coding sequence ATGGAGAAAATAAGGTTTGCAGGTCTTGATATTAACAAGATCAGTATCGTTCAACTGTTGCTCAATAAAACGATGCTTTTAGGCTATGTTCTTTTAGTCTTTGCATGTATTGGCATTTATGAAATTTTTGATGTACGCTATTTTAGTGCAGCCGCTAATGCGCATGCTTCAGGGCTCAATCCAACCGATCCTGCCCTTAAAGAGGCGATGCGTTTAGCCGTTTTTGGAGATGTTGGCGAGGTCAATCGCAATATCCCTTGGACGCTTTTCATTGTGAATTACATGTACATGATTTATACCGGTAGCGGGGTGATCTTTTTGGTCGCATTGGCAGAGTTGATGAATTTTAATCTTATAGCTAAAGCAGCCGCAGGTTTTATGGTCATCGGAATTTCGATGGTGTTTGCAGGACTCTTTACGATTGCAACCGATCTTAATATGCTCAATATGGTTTGGATGGTACTCACCCCGAATCTTAATGCGGGCATGTGGTTGATGTTGCCACTTTATTGCACGTATATTCCTTTTGTTTTATTTGAAATCTATCTGGTTCTAACGCACAAACGAGAGTGGGCTAAACGTTTGGCATTGCCTATTTTAGTGCTGAGCATTGGGGTTGACTTGATTGAGTATTATATTCAAGCGAAACTTTTTTCCATGAATACGGCACGTCATCTTTGGACAGAATTTCCCTTCTTGACATTTTATTTTATTATCTCTGCTTTTGTCTCATCTTTGGGTATTATGGGAATCATCAGTTTCTTTGCTCATCGCAGTAAAGCAGAATATAAGGCCTTGATGGATCTTATTCGTAGAGCGATGCTATTTTTCGTCTCTCTTTTAGGTATTTATGAGATCTTTGGTTATATGACGGTCGATAAAGATTGGGCATTTTTGATTCTCTTTGGACCTTTTCGTTATCTCTATTTCACAGGGTACATCTTTTTGACATTGGCACTCCCCTTTTTATGTATTGTTAAGGCACGACAGCCTATATTTACATTAGTCGCTTCCATTTCCGTGGTTGTTGGTGGCTTTGTGGGAAGGTACCTTTTTGTCTATGGAGGCAATGCCAATCCCATGTCAAACCGTTTTGGCCTCGGGTATGAGAAATACGATTTTTACGCATTGTCTAAATCATTTAATTATGTCGCACCGCACTTAGGAGAGATTTTTATCGTCGTTGGCTCTGTGGGCGTGGTGATGGTTATTTATAAGCTTTTTGATACGCTTTTTTCTGTGAATGAATTAAGAGAACACCATTAA